In Castanea sativa cultivar Marrone di Chiusa Pesio chromosome 6, ASM4071231v1, a single window of DNA contains:
- the LOC142639751 gene encoding exopolygalacturonase-like, producing the protein MGLRLNIAMILMLLLLKSIGNVQASIFDVKQYGAKTNADISQALTKAWKAACASTGQSKVVVPGGTYMLGAVPLEGPCKGPIELQVLGTLQAPEQQTGDSWVSFNHVDFFSLSGSGTFDGQGKIAWGQSECSKNKYCKQLPINIRFNFITNAIIRDITSLDSKQFHINVLGCKNVTFERITIKAPETSVNTDGIHVGRSTGIHIIDTNIGTGDDCVSLGDGSQDITVEKVNCGPGHGISIGSLGKFPNEEPVSGVKVIGCTLTNTMAGVRIKTWPASSTGSASNMHFEDIIMDNVGNPIIIDQVYCPWNQCQAKMPSRIKISNVSFVNIRGTSKFKEAVKLVCSKGVPCEKVELRDIDLKYNGHDGPPTYHCINVKPTISGNQNPPACTVKA; encoded by the exons atgggtTTGAGACTGAATATTGCAATGATATTAATGCTACTCTTGCTAAAATCCATTGGCAACGTCCAAGCCAGTATCTTTGATGTGAAACAGTATGGAGCAAAAACTAATGCCGATATCAGCCAG GCTTTGACAAAAGCTTGGAAAGCTGCATGCGCATCAACGGGTCAGAGTAAAGTTGTGGTTCCAGGAGGGACATACATGTTGGGCGCAGTGCCTTTGGAAGGTCCTTGCAAGGGTCCTATAGAGCTTCAGGTTCTAGGCACCTTACAGGCCCCAGAACAACAAACTGGGGATAGCTGGGTCAGTTTTAACCATGTCGACTTTTTTAGTTTGTCGGGCAGTGGAACTTTTGACGGCCAAGGAAAAATCGCTTGGGGTCAAAGTGAATGTTCCAAAAATAAGTACTGCAAGCAACTTCCTATT AATATAAGGTTCAACTTCATCACCAATGCAATCATCCGGGACATAACATCATTGGACAGCAAACAGTTCCACATTAATGTTTTGGGGTGCAAAAATGTTACATTCGAGCGTATTACCATAAAAGCACCTGAAACTAGTGTCAACACTGATGGAATCCACGTAGGGCGTTCAACAGGGATCCACATAATTGATACAAATATTGGAACCGGAGATGATTGTGTCTCGCTTGGTGATGGAAGCCAGGATATAACTGTTGAGAAAGTAAATTGTGGACCTGGCCATGGAATAAGCATAGGAAGTCTTGGAAAGTTCCCAAATGAAGAACCTGTGAGTGGTGTCAAAGTCATTGGCTGCACTCTTACTAATACAATGGCTGGTGTAAGAATCAAAACATGGCCTGCTTCCTCGACTGGCTCTGCCTCTAATATGCATTTTGAGGACATTATCATGGATAATGTTGGCAATCCTATCATTATTGATCAAGTTTACTGCCCATGGAATCAGTGCCAAGCAAAG aTGCCCTCTAGAATTAAGATCAGCAATGTTAGCTTCGTAAACATTCGAGGCACATCTAAGTTTAAGGAGGCTGTCAAGCTTGTTTGTAGTAAGGGCGTGCCATGTGAAAAAGTGGAGCTTCGTGACATAGACCTCAAGTACAACGGACATGACGGCCCTCCCACATACCACTGTATTAATGTCAAGCCCACGATTTCTGGCAATCAGAATCCTCCTGCTTGTACTGTCAAAGCTTAA